AAAGGCGGGGCTCGTCATGCGCGCCACGCAGATCGACCGCGACACGGCGCGGGCCTTCGGGATCAACGTGGACCGGGTCTATGCCGGGGTCTTCGCGATGGGGGCGGGGCTGGCCGCCATCGCGGCGGTGCTGATCGTGCCGATCCAGCAGGCGCATTACCTGATGGGCGGCGATCCGCTGCTCCTGTCCTTCATCGTCGTCATCATCGGCGGGCTCGGGAGCTTGCGCGGCACGCTCGTCGCGGCTTTGCTCATCGGGCTGTCGGACGGAGTCATCTCCACCTTCTTCGCACCGACGCTCGCCAAGATCATCGCGACGCTCGCCGTCGCGCTCGTGCTCGTTTTCCGCCCGCAGGGGCTGTTCGGCAGGCGCCCCGCATGAAGGCGGACCGCGCGCTGGCCCTGCATCTCGGCGTGCTCGCGGTGCTGCTCGTGCTGCACTTCGCGGCTCCCGCCTACCACCACACCAACATCGCACGCATCATGGTGCTCGCCGTCTACGCGATGGGCTACAACATCGCCTTCGGCTATACGGGGCTTCTGAGCCTCGGACACGCGCTTCTGTTCGGCGCGGGGCTCTACGCGGCGGGGCTTCTCGCCTATCACGCCGGTGCGGGCGCGGCGACCGGACTTCTCGCGGGGCTTCTCGCCGGGGGGGCGATGGCCTTCGCGGTCGGCCTCCTCGCGCTGCGCACCGCGGGCGTGGCCTTCATGATCGTCACCTTGATGTTCGCGCAGGCGGGCTACCTGACGATCCTCTACTACGGTGCCTGGACGCGCGGCGACGAGGGCATCGTCGTTCCCCGCACTGCCCGCGCGCTCGGCCCCTTCGATCTCTCGGACGATGGCACGCGCTACATCGCCGCGCTGATCCTCTTCTCGGCGGCGCTTCTCCTCAACCTCTGGCTCGCCCGCTCGCCCAGGGGCCGCGTCATGGTGGCGATGCGCGAGAACGAGGAACGGAGCCGGATGCTCGGCTACAACCCCTTCACGGTGAAGCTCGCCGCGCTCACGATCTCGGGCCTCTACGCCGGGATCTCGGGCGCGGCCTACGGGCTCATGTTCGGCTATGTGGGCGCGAGCTTCGCCTCGGTCCAATATTCGATCCTGCCGCTTCTCTACGTGCTTCTCGGCGGCGCGGGGACGGTGCTCGGCCCGTTCCTCGGCGCGCTCCTGATGTTCTACCTGATCGACTACGCGAGTTCCGTCACCGACGCGCACCAGTTCGTCACCGGCGCGGCGCTCGTCCTGCTGATCCTCTTCGCGCCGAAGGGCATCCTCGGCACGATCCGGGCACGGGGGCTGAAATGGCTGCCGTGACGCTTCTTGAGGCGCGCGGGCTGACCCGCCATTTCGACGGCCTGAAGGCGGTCGACGGCGTGGACTTCGATCTGACGGAAGGCGAGATCCACGCGCTGATCGGTCCGAACGGCGCGGGCAAGACGACCTTCGTGAGCCTTCTTTCCGGCCGCATTCCCGCGCAGTCCGGCACGATCCGCTTCGCCGGGCGCGACATCACTCGGCTGCCCGCCCATGCCCGTGTCCGCGCGGGCATCGCCTACACTTTCCAAATAACCCAGATCTACGGCGCGCTCACCGTCTTCGACAACGTGGCACTGGCAGTCCAGAGCCGTCATTCGCACCGTCTGTCGGACGACGCGATGGAGGCGCTCGCCCGCGTCGGGCTCGAGGGGCGCGCCAATCAGACGGCCGGCACGCTCAGCTACGGCCACCAGCGGTTGATCGAAGTCGCGATGGGGCTCGCGCTGAAGCCGAGGCTCCTGATCCTCGACGAGCCGACGCAGGGGCTCGCGCAGGGCGAGATCGAGAGCTTCAAGGATATTGTTCGAAGCGTCGTGCCGGAGGCCACCGTGCTTCTCATCGAACACAACATGGACGTGGTCATGGACCTCGCCCACCGGATCACGGTTCTGAACTTCGGCCAGGTGCTGGCGACCGGCACGCCGGACGCGATCCGCGCGAACAAGGCGGTGCAGACCGCCTATCTGGGGGGCTGAGTGCTGAGGCTTTCCGGCATCGAGGCGGGCTACGGCGAGGTGCAGGTCCTGCGCGGCCTCACGCTCGACGTGGCGGCGGGCGAGGTTCTGTGCGTCATGGGCCGGAATGGCGCAGGCAAGTCCACGATGCTGAAAACCATCATGGGACAGGTGCGGGCGTCATCGGGAACGATCGAGCTTGCCGGATCCCGGATCGACAGCCTCGCCGCCCATGTCGTGCCGCGACAGGGCATCGGATACGTGCCGCAGGGCCGCAGGCTCTTCGGCGAGCTGACCGTGGCCGAGAACATCGAGATCGGGCTCATGACCCGCAACCGCGGATCTGCCATGCGCGACCGGGTGCTGCACCTCTTCCCGCGCCTGCGCGAACGGATGGGGCAGGTCTCGCGCACGCTGTCGGGAGGCGAGCAGCAGATGCTCGCCATAGCCCGCGCGCTTTGCCTCGAACCCAAGGTGCTTTTGCTCGACGAGCCGACGGAGGGGCTCCAGCCTTCGATGATCGCGCTCATCCGAGATACGGTGGTGGCGCTGAAGAAGACCGGCGTGGCGACGATCCTGGTAGAACAGCGTGTCGACGCCGCGCTGTCCGTCGCCGACCGGATTGCCTTCATGGTCGGCGGCGCTGTGGCCCAGACCGTCCCTGCCCGTGGTCTGCGCCCGGATGCCGAAGAATTTGTCACGTATGTCGGGATCTGAACCGGCGAAAAGGTCAGAGCCCGCCAACTGAACGAAAGCGTCCAGTGATTACAGCGGGTCTTGTTGCGATGATTTGGCGAACGCTCCCGAGTGCCTGCGGCCTGGTCAGCCGCTCCAACCACTGATCACTGCGTCCGCTTCCAGCTCGACAAGCCATTCAGGGTTCACGAAACGGTCGATGGCCATGATGGTGTCGACTGGACGAACGTCGCGGAAATACTTCTTCCGAACATCGATCGCGGCTTTCCAGTTTTGCATGTCGGTCAGTATCACCCGGGTCCGCACGACGTCATGCAGCCCGGACCCGGCCTGTTCGAGAGCGGCCTTAATGATCTCGATGCACTGACGGGTTTGGGCCGCCACATCGCCGATACCGACCGTCCTTCCATCCGGTCCGACAGGAGCCGTCCCGCCGATCGTGATGAAAGGGCCGACCCGCACCGCGCGGGAAAAACCCACCACAAGCTCCATCGGATTGCCATTCGAAATCAGTTCCCGATCCAGCTTCATGTTGTTGATCCCCCAAAACCAGCGCATCGTTGATGCGACTTTAGAGCGCCGCGTGGGAAGTGGGAACAACGATGGCATCCGATTCTGCGTTTGACTCGTGGAGCGCCGGACAGAGTTACGAGCACTACATGGGCCGTTGGAGCCGCAAGATCGCCACCGAATACATCGGCTGGCTCGGGCCTCCTCGGAACGCAGACTGGCTGGAAATCGGCTGCGGGACCGGCGCGCTTACACAGGCCATACTCGCATCGTGCCAGCCGCGCTCAGTTCTTGCGATTGACCGATCAGAGGACTTCGTGGCGCACGCCTGCGACGCCATGTCCGACCCGCGCTTGCAGTTCGAAGTCGCGGAGGCGCAGAATCTGCCGCGACCGAATGCGTCGGTCGATGTGGTCACGTCGGCATTGGTACTGAATTTCGTGCCAGACCGGAAAGCGGCGCTAACCGAAATGCTTCGGGTTCTGCGCCCGCGCGGTCTGTTGACGTTCTATGTCTGGGATTATCCTGACGGCGGAATGGGGTTCATCGATGCCTTCTGGAAAGCGGCCGCCACGCTTGATCCCGCCGCCGCAGACCTT
The Defluviimonas aquaemixtae DNA segment above includes these coding regions:
- a CDS encoding class I SAM-dependent methyltransferase, with translation MASDSAFDSWSAGQSYEHYMGRWSRKIATEYIGWLGPPRNADWLEIGCGTGALTQAILASCQPRSVLAIDRSEDFVAHACDAMSDPRLQFEVAEAQNLPRPNASVDVVTSALVLNFVPDRKAALTEMLRVLRPRGLLTFYVWDYPDGGMGFIDAFWKAAATLDPAAADLDEGARFSFCTPGGLAAMCREADISDPQISAIEVVTEFPDFEAFWHPFTLGAGPAPGYCRNLSEEGRRRLKDRLAEQLDGDGPVRLLARAWAVKAIAQ
- a CDS encoding ABC transporter ATP-binding protein — protein: MLRLSGIEAGYGEVQVLRGLTLDVAAGEVLCVMGRNGAGKSTMLKTIMGQVRASSGTIELAGSRIDSLAAHVVPRQGIGYVPQGRRLFGELTVAENIEIGLMTRNRGSAMRDRVLHLFPRLRERMGQVSRTLSGGEQQMLAIARALCLEPKVLLLDEPTEGLQPSMIALIRDTVVALKKTGVATILVEQRVDAALSVADRIAFMVGGAVAQTVPARGLRPDAEEFVTYVGI
- a CDS encoding ABC transporter ATP-binding protein; the protein is MTLLEARGLTRHFDGLKAVDGVDFDLTEGEIHALIGPNGAGKTTFVSLLSGRIPAQSGTIRFAGRDITRLPAHARVRAGIAYTFQITQIYGALTVFDNVALAVQSRHSHRLSDDAMEALARVGLEGRANQTAGTLSYGHQRLIEVAMGLALKPRLLILDEPTQGLAQGEIESFKDIVRSVVPEATVLLIEHNMDVVMDLAHRITVLNFGQVLATGTPDAIRANKAVQTAYLGG
- a CDS encoding RidA family protein, translating into MKLDRELISNGNPMELVVGFSRAVRVGPFITIGGTAPVGPDGRTVGIGDVAAQTRQCIEIIKAALEQAGSGLHDVVRTRVILTDMQNWKAAIDVRKKYFRDVRPVDTIMAIDRFVNPEWLVELEADAVISGWSG
- a CDS encoding branched-chain amino acid ABC transporter permease, producing the protein MKADRALALHLGVLAVLLVLHFAAPAYHHTNIARIMVLAVYAMGYNIAFGYTGLLSLGHALLFGAGLYAAGLLAYHAGAGAATGLLAGLLAGGAMAFAVGLLALRTAGVAFMIVTLMFAQAGYLTILYYGAWTRGDEGIVVPRTARALGPFDLSDDGTRYIAALILFSAALLLNLWLARSPRGRVMVAMRENEERSRMLGYNPFTVKLAALTISGLYAGISGAAYGLMFGYVGASFASVQYSILPLLYVLLGGAGTVLGPFLGALLMFYLIDYASSVTDAHQFVTGAALVLLILFAPKGILGTIRARGLKWLP